In uncultured Ilyobacter sp., a genomic segment contains:
- the nifE gene encoding nitrogenase iron-molybdenum cofactor biosynthesis protein NifE produces the protein MDKKIIDGNLALIEERKDFIVCNKEEKGKKIKCDSQSVAGAVSQRACVYCGARVVLNPITDAVHLVHGPIGCAAYTFDIRGSLSSGSEEYRNSYSTDLREKDIIFGGEKKLTAAIDEIMELKNPKLIFVYSTCVVGVIGDDLQAICKAAEKKYGIRVIPVESSGFVGSKSAGYKAAGDAILKILDLDGNSEGEKKGINFLGDFNLAGELWIIKGYLKEIGIDVVAHFSGDSNYEQIKEAPTALFNVVQCAGSMTSLAKKFEEKYGTPYTKVSFFGLEDIRISLRSLAYTLGDFNVIKKTEEFVKKMEKETTERLEPYRKKLAGKKVAIYVGGGFKAISLIKQFRDLGITPVMVGSQTGRPEEYEIIRKLSDENTVVLDDANPSELERFMREKGADMLVGGVKERPLAYKLGIGFIDHNHARKHPLAGYEGAINFAKEIDLTVNSPVWDIIKKNGMGIE, from the coding sequence ATGGATAAAAAGATTATAGATGGAAACCTGGCATTGATAGAAGAGAGAAAAGATTTCATTGTCTGCAATAAAGAGGAAAAGGGCAAGAAAATAAAATGTGATTCTCAGAGTGTGGCAGGAGCAGTCAGTCAGAGAGCCTGTGTATACTGCGGGGCGAGAGTAGTCTTGAATCCAATAACTGATGCGGTGCATCTGGTTCACGGGCCAATTGGATGTGCAGCCTATACATTTGATATAAGAGGAAGCCTCAGCAGCGGATCTGAAGAATACAGAAACAGTTATTCTACTGATCTTAGAGAGAAAGACATTATATTTGGCGGAGAAAAGAAGCTTACAGCTGCCATAGATGAGATAATGGAACTTAAAAATCCCAAACTTATATTCGTATATTCAACTTGTGTTGTAGGGGTAATAGGAGATGACTTGCAGGCTATATGTAAAGCAGCTGAAAAGAAATACGGGATAAGGGTAATTCCGGTTGAGTCTTCTGGGTTTGTAGGAAGTAAATCTGCAGGTTATAAGGCTGCAGGAGATGCGATACTAAAGATACTAGATTTAGACGGGAATTCAGAAGGAGAGAAAAAAGGTATCAACTTTTTAGGTGATTTCAACTTGGCTGGAGAGCTTTGGATAATAAAGGGATACCTGAAAGAGATAGGGATAGATGTAGTGGCACATTTTTCAGGAGACTCTAATTATGAGCAGATAAAAGAGGCTCCGACTGCGTTATTTAATGTAGTTCAGTGTGCAGGTTCTATGACTTCTCTGGCAAAAAAGTTTGAGGAAAAATATGGGACTCCATATACCAAGGTGAGCTTTTTCGGACTAGAAGACATCAGAATCTCTCTGAGGTCTCTAGCTTATACATTAGGAGACTTCAATGTGATAAAAAAGACCGAAGAATTTGTAAAGAAAATGGAAAAAGAGACCACTGAAAGACTAGAACCATATAGAAAAAAACTTGCAGGTAAAAAAGTGGCTATATATGTAGGAGGGGGATTCAAAGCAATATCTCTCATAAAGCAGTTTAGGGATCTAGGTATAACACCGGTTATGGTAGGATCTCAGACAGGAAGACCTGAAGAGTATGAAATTATAAGAAAACTTTCAGATGAAAATACAGTTGTTTTAGATGATGCCAACCCTAGTGAATTAGAGAGATTCATGAGAGAAAAGGGAGCAGATATGCTTGTAGGAGGAGTAAAGGAAAGACCACTGGCATATAAGCTAGGAATCGGCTTTATAGATCATAACCATGCTAGAAAACATCCTTTGGCTGGATATGAGGGAGCTATCAATTTTGCAAAAGAGATAGATCTGACTGTAAACAGTCCGGTATGGGATATTATCAAAAAAAATGGTATGGGAATAGAGTAG
- the modA gene encoding molybdate ABC transporter substrate-binding protein, protein MKKTLKFLIIALFSLLFFACGTNAGKTDVKKEITVSAAASLTEIMGELKPIFEEKYNTSLTVNLASSGTLQRQIEEGAPVDVFISASGKKMDILMEKELLEKGTRENLLKNNLVLIVNKESGDKVKSLKDLSKGDVKVSIGEPGSVPAGRYAKESLEYYGDYESIEAKLIFAKNVKQVLSYVESGEVDAGMVYGSDAVNLKNSVIIQKIDTESHSPIVYPGAVIRDSENKESAKEFIEFFKSSEIKGLAEKYGFEI, encoded by the coding sequence ATGAAAAAAACTCTTAAATTTCTGATTATAGCCTTGTTTTCACTTTTGTTCTTTGCCTGCGGAACTAATGCAGGTAAAACAGATGTGAAAAAAGAGATCACAGTTTCTGCGGCAGCAAGTCTGACAGAGATTATGGGTGAGTTAAAGCCGATTTTTGAAGAGAAGTATAATACATCGCTAACTGTAAACCTAGCTTCTTCAGGGACCCTTCAAAGACAGATTGAAGAGGGAGCCCCTGTGGATGTTTTTATATCTGCTAGCGGCAAAAAGATGGATATACTGATGGAAAAAGAGCTCTTGGAAAAAGGTACAAGGGAAAATCTGCTGAAAAACAATTTAGTTCTTATTGTTAATAAGGAAAGTGGCGATAAGGTAAAGTCACTGAAGGATCTTAGTAAGGGTGATGTCAAGGTGAGTATAGGGGAACCGGGATCTGTTCCTGCAGGTAGATATGCCAAGGAGAGCCTTGAGTACTACGGAGACTATGAGAGTATAGAGGCTAAGCTCATATTTGCCAAAAATGTAAAACAGGTACTTTCCTATGTGGAATCTGGAGAAGTAGATGCAGGGATGGTGTATGGTTCAGACGCCGTTAACTTAAAAAACAGCGTCATTATCCAAAAGATAGATACAGAATCCCATTCTCCCATTGTTTATCCAGGGGCTGTAATCAGGGATAGTGAAAATAAGGAATCGGCAAAAGAGTTTATAGAATTTTTTAAATCTAGTGAAATTAAAGGACTTGCAGAAAAATATGGTTTTGAAATTTAG
- a CDS encoding NifB/NifX family molybdenum-iron cluster-binding protein codes for MKIAVGVNDAGMIASHLGKTKIFLIFSKVGDEVSFVERRVTDGQHTNHIIDDINDCDAVISGKIGAGMVESLKKISIEAVIQEDIADPFEAVESMKV; via the coding sequence ATGAAAATAGCAGTCGGTGTAAATGATGCTGGAATGATAGCGAGTCATCTCGGGAAAACAAAAATATTTTTAATCTTTTCAAAAGTTGGAGATGAGGTTTCCTTTGTTGAAAGAAGGGTGACAGACGGGCAACATACAAATCATATAATAGATGATATAAATGACTGTGATGCAGTTATCTCGGGAAAAATCGGGGCGGGGATGGTAGAAAGCCTTAAGAAAATCAGTATAGAGGCGGTAATTCAAGAAGATATAGCAGATCCTTTTGAGGCGGTCGAAAGCATGAAGGTATAA
- a CDS encoding cation:dicarboxylase symporter family transporter has translation MGVIINLIIMIVLVGFLYSLQKKYVSFTKRVFTALALGVLFGGLLQVVYGRGSQVISDSNSWFYIISGGYVRLLKMIVTPLIMVSIISAIINIKDGKTFGKIGGSVVGLLVGTTALSALIGVGSSLLFKLSAVGMSVGEREASRGEVMVNKLSNLDTSMAQKLVETIPTNPFAAMAGSGDNATISVVIFSAFIGISVLGITKKHPESVETARKFVNSAHDIVMRMVTLILRLTPYGIMALMVKVVSTSNAAEILNLLNFVLASYVALAVVLLMHLMLVTFAGLNPGIYLKKIFPVLAFAFTSRTSAGTIPLNIQTQVKKLGISEGVANISASFGASIGQNGCAGIYPAMLAVMIAPTVGIDPTNPVFILKVVVIVALSSFGVAGVGGGATFAALIVLSALNLPVALVGLLISIEPLIDMGRTAVNVSGAMTAGTLTSKFIGAFDSDIYENPEMELEESVKGI, from the coding sequence ATGGGTGTCATAATAAATTTAATTATCATGATTGTATTGGTAGGGTTTTTATACAGTTTGCAGAAAAAATACGTATCCTTTACCAAAAGGGTATTTACAGCCTTGGCTCTCGGTGTCTTGTTTGGAGGATTACTCCAGGTAGTGTACGGAAGAGGATCACAGGTTATCTCTGATTCAAATTCATGGTTTTATATAATATCTGGAGGCTATGTAAGGCTATTGAAGATGATAGTTACTCCACTTATAATGGTTTCTATCATATCTGCCATTATAAATATAAAAGATGGTAAAACCTTTGGTAAAATAGGAGGGAGTGTTGTGGGTCTTCTCGTCGGGACTACGGCATTATCTGCTCTCATAGGAGTAGGATCATCACTTCTATTTAAGCTAAGTGCAGTGGGAATGAGTGTTGGAGAGAGAGAGGCTTCAAGAGGAGAGGTCATGGTGAACAAGCTGTCTAACCTTGACACCTCTATGGCCCAAAAGCTGGTGGAGACAATACCTACCAACCCCTTTGCAGCAATGGCAGGTTCTGGAGACAACGCCACAATTTCAGTGGTTATTTTTTCAGCCTTTATAGGAATATCAGTTTTAGGAATCACTAAGAAACATCCTGAATCTGTTGAAACTGCAAGAAAGTTTGTAAATTCTGCTCACGATATAGTTATGAGAATGGTGACATTGATACTGAGACTGACTCCCTACGGGATAATGGCTCTCATGGTGAAAGTAGTTTCTACAAGTAATGCTGCAGAAATTTTAAATCTCTTAAACTTTGTACTTGCTTCTTATGTGGCTTTGGCTGTAGTGCTATTGATGCACCTTATGCTTGTAACCTTTGCAGGACTAAATCCAGGTATATATCTGAAAAAGATATTCCCGGTACTAGCATTTGCCTTTACATCTAGAACAAGTGCCGGAACCATACCTCTAAATATACAGACACAGGTTAAAAAACTGGGAATAAGTGAAGGGGTTGCAAATATATCAGCTTCCTTTGGTGCCTCTATAGGTCAAAATGGTTGTGCCGGTATATACCCTGCTATGCTGGCAGTTATGATAGCTCCAACAGTAGGAATTGATCCTACCAACCCTGTGTTTATATTGAAAGTGGTAGTAATAGTGGCTCTTAGTTCCTTTGGAGTCGCTGGGGTAGGAGGGGGCGCGACCTTCGCAGCCTTAATAGTGTTGTCAGCACTTAATTTACCTGTAGCTTTAGTAGGACTCCTTATATCTATAGAACCGCTTATAGACATGGGAAGAACAGCTGTAAATGTTAGTGGTGCCATGACAGCCGGAACTCTCACAAGTAAGTTTATAGGGGCCTTTGATTCTGATATATATGAAAACCCAGAGATGGAATTAGAGGAAAGTGTAAAGGGAATATAA
- the rplU gene encoding 50S ribosomal protein L21, producing the protein MYAVIKTGGKQYKVAEGDVLKVEKLNAEVNTTVELTDILLVSKEGEIKVGAPVVEGAKVLVEVLSQEKGKKVINFKYKPKTGYHRKKGHRQLLTEIKIKAIEA; encoded by the coding sequence ATGTACGCAGTAATCAAAACTGGTGGTAAACAGTACAAAGTTGCAGAAGGTGACGTATTAAAGGTAGAGAAGTTAAATGCTGAAGTTAATACAACTGTAGAACTAACTGATATTCTTCTTGTTTCTAAAGAGGGAGAAATTAAAGTAGGAGCTCCTGTAGTAGAAGGTGCAAAAGTTCTAGTAGAAGTACTTTCCCAAGAAAAAGGGAAAAAAGTTATTAACTTCAAATATAAGCCAAAGACTGGATACCATAGAAAAAAAGGTCACAGACAATTACTTACTGAAATCAAAATCAAAGCAATCGAAGCTTAA
- the nifB gene encoding nitrogenase cofactor biosynthesis protein NifB, with protein MAMGNVGCSGGCSGKTDYPEWASEELKKKTEEHPCYTADGHKNARMHIPVAPKCNIQCNYCNRLYDCVNESRPGVTSGILTPEAAAKKYSIVKEKIENLKVVGIAGPGDALANFEETKKSIELIKEKDPDVIICLSTNGLMLPDYAEEIIALGINHVTVTLNSIDPKIGAKIYEFVNYKGEILRGEEGARVLQENQLKGIEYLTKNGVLCKINIVLVKGVNDHHIPEVVKKVRELGAFMTNIMPLIPAAGTVFENMPLVSKKELNELRNKCSITMKQMYHCQQCRADAIGQLTQDRSLEFRGTGEEKFEEKEERDLLVAVASKDRKLIDQHFGQVDRFHIYKYSKDGIEFLEEREIEKYCTGIESCDDKDSKIEKVIKTLGDCKMVLSVRIGYGPKQMLRSNNIYTYELYDTIEDGINTAFKKING; from the coding sequence ATGGCAATGGGGAATGTAGGTTGTTCGGGTGGCTGTTCAGGGAAAACAGATTACCCAGAGTGGGCATCAGAAGAATTAAAAAAGAAAACAGAAGAACATCCGTGCTATACGGCAGACGGACATAAAAATGCAAGGATGCATATTCCAGTGGCACCTAAGTGCAATATACAGTGTAATTATTGTAATAGATTATATGATTGTGTAAATGAGAGCAGACCTGGGGTAACAAGCGGAATACTTACACCAGAAGCTGCGGCAAAAAAATATTCTATAGTGAAAGAAAAAATAGAAAACCTAAAAGTTGTAGGAATAGCAGGTCCAGGAGATGCTCTGGCGAACTTTGAAGAGACAAAAAAATCCATTGAGCTTATCAAAGAGAAGGATCCAGATGTGATAATATGCCTTTCTACAAACGGACTGATGCTTCCTGATTATGCAGAGGAGATCATAGCTTTAGGAATAAACCATGTAACTGTAACTTTAAACAGTATCGACCCAAAAATCGGGGCAAAAATTTACGAGTTTGTTAATTATAAGGGTGAGATATTAAGAGGAGAAGAGGGAGCTAGGGTTCTTCAGGAAAATCAGCTAAAGGGAATCGAATACCTAACTAAAAATGGTGTTTTGTGCAAGATAAACATAGTACTTGTAAAAGGTGTCAACGATCACCATATTCCTGAGGTTGTAAAAAAAGTAAGAGAACTGGGTGCTTTTATGACCAACATAATGCCTTTAATACCTGCAGCGGGGACTGTATTTGAGAATATGCCTCTTGTAAGTAAGAAAGAGCTAAACGAACTAAGGAACAAGTGCTCTATAACAATGAAACAAATGTATCACTGCCAGCAGTGCAGGGCAGATGCAATAGGTCAGCTGACTCAGGACAGGTCTTTAGAATTCAGAGGTACTGGTGAAGAAAAGTTCGAAGAGAAAGAAGAGAGAGACTTACTTGTGGCAGTGGCATCTAAAGATAGGAAATTAATAGATCAGCATTTTGGTCAGGTAGACCGATTTCATATCTATAAATATTCAAAAGACGGAATTGAATTTTTGGAGGAAAGAGAGATAGAAAAGTATTGCACAGGGATAGAAAGCTGTGACGACAAAGATTCTAAGATAGAAAAGGTTATAAAAACTTTAGGTGACTGTAAAATGGTACTCAGCGTGAGGATAGGTTATGGGCCTAAGCAGATGCTCAGATCAAATAACATCTACACTTATGAGCTTTATGACACCATAGAAGATGGAATAAATACTGCATTTAAAAAAATAAACGGATAA
- the modB gene encoding molybdate ABC transporter permease subunit, translating into MIVTPILISLKVAFVSTLFTMSIGVLLAWIFTKHPFKGKDFFEGLIILPMVLPPSVTGYALLMLFGKRGLLGELIYNIFGTSLIFTWKAACVASFVVSLPLMYQSCKAAFINIDSNLEKAARTLGADEKRIFWKIGIPMAAPGIISGTILSFTRALGEFGATLMVAGNIPGKTQTIPIAIYFAVDSGDRRTANILVGIVVIFSFLVIYGLNIWNRKKNRY; encoded by the coding sequence ATGATAGTGACCCCTATATTGATATCATTAAAAGTCGCATTTGTTTCTACATTATTTACTATGAGTATAGGGGTGCTTTTGGCCTGGATATTTACGAAACACCCTTTTAAGGGAAAGGATTTTTTCGAGGGGCTTATAATACTTCCCATGGTGTTACCTCCTTCTGTAACTGGTTATGCTCTTCTCATGCTATTTGGGAAGAGGGGCTTATTAGGGGAACTTATTTATAATATATTTGGGACTAGTCTCATCTTCACATGGAAGGCAGCCTGTGTGGCGTCTTTTGTGGTGTCCCTTCCTCTCATGTACCAAAGCTGCAAGGCTGCATTTATAAATATAGATTCCAATCTGGAAAAGGCGGCTAGAACTCTAGGAGCAGATGAGAAGCGTATCTTTTGGAAGATCGGTATTCCCATGGCGGCACCGGGAATAATAAGTGGTACAATACTTTCTTTTACAAGGGCCTTGGGGGAATTCGGAGCTACCCTCATGGTTGCGGGGAATATCCCTGGGAAAACCCAGACTATACCTATAGCGATATATTTTGCAGTTGATAGTGGAGACAGAAGAACTGCCAATATATTAGTTGGGATAGTAGTTATTTTTAGTTTTTTGGTTATTTACGGGCTTAACATATGGAATAGAAAGAAAAACAGATATTGA
- a CDS encoding 2Fe-2S ferredoxin — translation MIKPKHHIFVCSSSRINGQQKGYCLQKESVTIIQNFMEEIDDRDLSGEIMVTNTGCLAICDKGPIVIVYPEGVWYGSVTPDDVEEIMDSHIEGGKPVERLML, via the coding sequence ATGATTAAACCAAAGCACCACATATTTGTATGTTCTAGTTCTAGGATAAACGGTCAACAGAAAGGTTATTGTCTGCAAAAAGAGTCAGTGACAATAATACAGAATTTTATGGAAGAGATAGACGACAGAGATTTGTCTGGAGAAATAATGGTGACGAATACAGGATGTCTGGCAATATGCGATAAGGGTCCTATAGTTATAGTTTATCCTGAAGGAGTATGGTATGGAAGTGTAACTCCTGACGATGTAGAAGAGATAATGGACTCACATATTGAAGGTGGGAAACCTGTAGAAAGACTTATGCTGTAA
- a CDS encoding nitrogenase component 1, whose amino-acid sequence MKDKNCVDVNVNPCKMCMPMGACLAFKGMEKSIVVMHGSQGCSTYVRRHMAQHYNEPIDIASSSLNEKATVYGGEANLKKGLKNVLKMYNPKTIGVVTTCLAETIGEDIERILKEFMVEEKISSEDLTLVSVPTPGYGGTQFEGYYLAVRKMVEKIVEPSEPNKKINIISGLMSPGDIRELKLILERFGIEAVILPDVSETLDSPYRGLEFEKLPEGGTTCSEIKTMSGCLATIEFGVHSREDHSPGEYLKKEFGVPLYRIPIPIGLENSDTLMKLLSKISGKKIPEYYVKARGRMLDAMIDSHKYNGEGVAAVFGEPELVTSISSLCLENGITPRVISTGSNIKKIRAFLAEGLDKYKDEIVVLEDTDFETIRAYVKEKEVNILIGHSDGKYIEEKEGIPLIRVGFPVHDRIGAQRQVTIGYDGSMNFLDILTNTLMAQKYQSYRDRMYKKYYKDDEDVKEVTA is encoded by the coding sequence ATGAAAGATAAAAACTGTGTAGACGTAAATGTAAATCCATGCAAGATGTGTATGCCTATGGGAGCGTGTCTGGCATTTAAGGGTATGGAAAAATCCATAGTTGTAATGCATGGGTCGCAGGGGTGCAGCACCTATGTGAGAAGACATATGGCACAGCATTATAATGAACCTATAGATATTGCTTCCTCTTCCCTCAATGAAAAGGCCACTGTATATGGAGGAGAGGCCAATCTTAAAAAGGGACTCAAAAATGTGTTGAAGATGTATAATCCTAAGACTATAGGAGTTGTCACAACTTGTCTTGCAGAGACTATAGGGGAAGATATAGAACGTATTTTAAAAGAGTTTATGGTAGAGGAAAAAATTTCATCAGAAGATCTGACTTTGGTTTCAGTACCAACTCCTGGATACGGTGGGACTCAGTTTGAAGGATATTATCTGGCTGTGAGAAAAATGGTGGAAAAGATAGTAGAACCTTCAGAACCTAACAAGAAGATAAATATAATAAGCGGGCTTATGAGCCCTGGAGATATAAGAGAGTTAAAATTAATCTTGGAGAGGTTTGGTATCGAAGCCGTAATACTTCCAGATGTTTCTGAAACTTTAGATTCACCTTACAGGGGACTGGAATTTGAAAAGCTTCCTGAGGGAGGGACAACTTGTAGTGAGATAAAAACCATGTCCGGATGTTTGGCGACAATTGAATTTGGTGTTCATTCAAGAGAAGATCATTCTCCTGGAGAATATCTGAAAAAAGAGTTTGGGGTACCTCTATACAGAATCCCTATTCCTATAGGCCTAGAAAACAGCGACACTCTGATGAAACTTTTGTCTAAAATATCAGGTAAAAAGATTCCTGAGTATTATGTAAAGGCAAGGGGAAGAATGTTAGATGCTATGATCGACTCACATAAATATAACGGTGAGGGAGTGGCAGCAGTATTTGGGGAGCCTGAACTAGTGACATCTATAAGTTCTCTATGTCTAGAAAACGGGATAACTCCAAGGGTTATATCAACTGGTTCTAATATAAAGAAAATAAGAGCATTTCTTGCTGAAGGACTGGATAAATATAAGGATGAAATTGTAGTTTTAGAAGATACAGACTTTGAAACAATCAGAGCCTATGTGAAGGAAAAAGAGGTAAATATACTCATAGGACACTCTGATGGAAAGTATATAGAGGAAAAAGAGGGGATTCCTCTTATAAGAGTAGGATTTCCAGTACACGACAGGATTGGAGCTCAGAGACAGGTGACTATAGGCTATGACGGAAGTATGAATTTCCTGGATATCCTTACAAACACCCTGATGGCACAAAAATATCAAAGTTACAGAGATAGAATGTATAAAAAATATTATAAAGATGATGAGGATGTAAAGGAGGTCACTGCATGA
- a CDS encoding ATP-binding cassette domain-containing protein: MLRVKLFKEMYNSNLDIDFAVDKEVLAIQGASGAGKSTLLECISGLQVPDRGQISIRGDIVYSSDAAINTKARHRKIGYVFQNYALFPHMSVMENIYFGMKCRGIGDNEYVDYLMKTLKIKHLEKRYPGQISGGEKQRVALVRALATKPEVLLLDEPFSALDQDTKDIVYEEFLKLKNTFDMSIILVTHNQYEAEALGDRILKI; encoded by the coding sequence ATGCTGAGGGTGAAATTATTTAAAGAGATGTATAATTCAAATTTAGATATTGACTTCGCTGTAGATAAAGAGGTCCTCGCTATACAGGGAGCCTCTGGAGCAGGTAAAAGTACCTTGTTAGAATGTATATCTGGGCTTCAGGTTCCTGATAGAGGTCAGATCTCAATAAGAGGAGATATTGTCTATTCTAGTGATGCCGCTATAAATACCAAGGCCAGGCACAGAAAAATTGGCTATGTTTTTCAAAATTATGCACTTTTCCCTCATATGAGTGTGATGGAAAATATCTATTTTGGTATGAAGTGCAGGGGGATAGGAGACAACGAATATGTGGACTACCTCATGAAAACTCTAAAGATCAAACACTTGGAAAAAAGATATCCCGGTCAGATTTCTGGAGGGGAAAAACAAAGGGTGGCACTAGTTCGGGCACTTGCTACGAAACCAGAGGTTCTTCTTTTGGACGAACCATTTTCAGCTTTAGATCAGGACACAAAAGATATCGTATACGAGGAGTTTTTAAAGTTAAAAAATACCTTTGATATGAGTATAATCCTTGTGACACACAACCAGTATGAAGCTGAAGCTTTGGGGGACAGAATTTTAAAAATATAA
- the nifV gene encoding homocitrate synthase, with the protein MEDFYILDTTLRDGEQTPGVDFTLEEKLEIATMLDRAGVGVIEVGTPAMGQEEIEIIKKINDLGLKCELITWNRLSKSDIDSSIKTGIKNVHIGVPVSDIHIYNKLKKSREWIMETLKELVTYALNKGCKVSVGAEDASRADLDFLIEFYKTAESLGVHRVRYADTVGALDPFTVYENIKKIKAEISIDIDFHGHNDFGMATANALAACRAGAKYVSATVNGIGERAGNTSLEEIVASLKYIGKYKTNFDMKQIPVLSKYVEKASGIKLSKNKPLVGEAVFSHESGIHVDGLLKDRRTYEFIDPIEIGRESEFVLGKTSGKASVKNAMEKLGIELDDDKISKILEKVRKGESIEKKKEPLKKLKYRVVGIFSGEIKLPFIFP; encoded by the coding sequence ATGGAAGATTTTTACATACTAGATACAACTTTAAGAGACGGTGAACAGACTCCAGGAGTGGATTTTACTTTGGAGGAAAAGCTAGAGATAGCCACTATGCTTGATAGGGCTGGAGTAGGAGTTATAGAAGTGGGAACTCCTGCCATGGGTCAAGAAGAGATCGAAATAATAAAAAAAATCAATGATTTGGGTTTGAAGTGCGAGTTGATTACATGGAACAGACTTTCGAAGTCTGACATAGACAGCTCGATAAAAACAGGAATTAAAAATGTCCATATAGGGGTTCCTGTATCTGACATACATATATATAATAAGCTGAAAAAAAGCAGAGAGTGGATTATGGAAACTCTCAAAGAGCTTGTGACTTATGCCCTTAATAAGGGATGCAAGGTTTCTGTGGGAGCCGAAGATGCCTCAAGGGCGGACTTGGATTTTCTTATTGAATTTTATAAAACAGCAGAGTCACTGGGTGTTCACAGAGTCAGGTACGCAGATACTGTGGGGGCTTTAGATCCATTTACAGTATATGAAAATATCAAGAAGATAAAAGCTGAAATAAGCATAGATATAGATTTTCACGGCCATAATGATTTTGGGATGGCAACTGCCAATGCTCTGGCAGCATGCAGGGCGGGAGCAAAATATGTAAGTGCTACAGTAAACGGTATAGGGGAGAGAGCCGGGAACACTTCTCTAGAAGAGATTGTCGCCTCTCTTAAGTATATAGGAAAATATAAAACTAATTTTGACATGAAGCAGATTCCTGTTCTATCAAAATATGTGGAAAAAGCTTCTGGAATAAAACTTTCTAAAAATAAACCTCTTGTGGGTGAAGCTGTATTTTCACATGAATCCGGGATACATGTAGACGGACTTTTGAAGGACAGGAGGACTTATGAATTTATAGATCCAATAGAGATAGGGCGTGAATCAGAGTTTGTGCTAGGGAAAACCTCTGGAAAAGCTTCTGTGAAAAATGCCATGGAAAAACTGGGAATAGAGCTAGATGATGATAAAATCTCGAAAATACTTGAAAAAGTTAGAAAGGGAGAATCGATAGAGAAAAAAAAAGAGCCCCTAAAAAAACTTAAGTATAGAGTAGTTGGAATCTTCTCAGGTGAAATAAAGTTACCCTTTATTTTTCCCTGA